The Acropora muricata isolate sample 2 chromosome 5, ASM3666990v1, whole genome shotgun sequence genome includes a window with the following:
- the LOC136916341 gene encoding endosomal/lysosomal proton channel TMEM175-like, with protein MAEANVDLFDLKRLQCFNDAVFAIVATILVLPLRRLEEKGKHGASLADQLSGKWRELVVYVSGFLVICAVWKLHVLRFRILSRVDDVLVWFNLTSLLFTSLLPFTCALEGRFTDKYLPLMLVCGNLLILEILEFFMIIYAFHHKRLLDEEFEHLTAPEIRQRMKLMLVKKAINPFLYISAGALSLAELQIGLVIINLVIIAPCISPLVGYIYCKLSRLRLTNNEFDRIFGNFIENERVEFFSDGIFAIVSTLLVLDITAEHFPSDSQVRRQGIQQTLLDMKSDLFSYGATFVVVALLWFTHHSLFHRLEKINQVMVICNNVSLAFVGLSPLINVTLNHYVGHGTPSGRLAVQCGAVILFLASITQVIVLCIALWKGSSYLKRRAEPHLSPRPHWYLVIKLSIIPAMTFLVFISVTLCPNISFADNVYHICAGLTPLIFIVMKIVFSCCLDGRVSCCQRAPVFDLQDNIAEFSSDFYNALEDD; from the coding sequence ATGGCCGAAGCAAATGTAGACCTCTTTGATTTAAAGCGTTTACAATGCTTCAATGACGCCGTGTTTGCCATAGTCGCTACTATCTTAGTGTTGCCCTTGAGGAGGcttgaagaaaaaggaaaacatggaGCAAGTCTCGCCGATCAACTCAGCGGAAAGTGGCGAGAACTTGTCGTCTACGTCAGTGGTTTTCTCGTGATTTGCGCAGTGTGGAAACTACATGTTCTTCGATTTCGTATCCTCTCTCGCGTCGACGACGTCCTGGTTTGGTTCAATTTGACATCTTTGCTTTTTACGTCTCTTTTGCCGTTCACATGCGCTTTGGAAGGACGCTTCACCGATAAGTACCTTCCTTTGATGCTGGTCTGCGGAAATCTCCTCATCCTTGAAATCTTGGAGTTCTTTATGATAATTTATGCATTTCATCACAAGCGACTTCTGGACGAAGAGTTTGAACATCTCACTGCACCAGAGATACGCCAAAGGATGAAACTCATGCTGGTGAAAAAAGCTATAAACCCTTTTCTGTATATCTCTGCTGGTGCGCTCAGCTTAGCTGAACTTCAGATCGGTCTGGTTATTATCAATTTGGTTATCATCGCGCCGTGTATTAGTCCCCTTGTGGGTTACATATACTGTAAATTGTCCCGTCTCCGTCTAACCAACAATGAGTTCGATCGCATCTTTGGgaatttcattgaaaatgaGAGAGTAGAGTTTTTCAGTGATGGAATTTTCGCAATCGTTTCCACTCTTCTAGTATTAGACATCACAGCCGAGCATTTTCCGTCGGATTCGCAGGTCAGGCGCCAGGGTATTCAGCAAACACTGCTTGATATGAAGTCGGATTTGTTCTCGTACGGGGCCACGTTCGTCGTCGTAGCACTCTTATGGTTCACTCATCATTCCCTGTTTCACCGGCTTGAGAAGATTAACCAAGTCATGGTAATTTGCAACAATGTTTCTCTGGCCTTCGTGGGCTTGTCCCCGCTAATCAACGTCACACTCAACCACTACGTTGGTCACGGTACACCGAGCGGTCGCCTGGCAGTCCAGTGCGGAGCAGTTATCCTCTTCTTGGCCAGCATCACTCAGGTGATTGTATTGTGTATCGCCCTATGGAAAGGTTCTTCTTACCTGAAGCGCCGCGCGGAGCCACATCTTTCACCTCGTCCTCACTGGTATTTAGTCATCAAGCTCAGCATAATTCCCGCCATGacatttttggttttcataTCGGTAACTCTATGCCCAAATATCTCTTTTGCAGATAACGTTTATCACATTTGCGCCGGATTGACCCCACTTATCTTTATTGTGATGAAAATTGTGTTTTCCTGTTGCCTAGACGGTCGCGTTTCTTGTTGTCAGCGCGCTCCCGTTTTTGATCTTCAAGACAACATCGCAGAATTCTCGTCAGACTTTTACAACGCCCTAGAGGATGATTAG
- the LOC136916340 gene encoding endosomal/lysosomal proton channel TMEM175-like, with amino-acid sequence MAEKKDYVHLNRLKCFNDAVFAIVSTILILPIRRLDENSDSNLEKLMKDRWVELVVYFMAFLVICSVWESHVHRFKILSHVDDILIWLNLISLMFTTFLPFGCALEGRYPGKYLPIVLICGDMLMLEALEVVIILYSFRRPYLLKEHLQELPEQQLKERRDYMLTKKLINPLLYVLSASFSNTSSVTAWVLISAVIVTPCIHRFLGIVFRKFKAIRLVEPEFDLMFGNYIDTERVECFSDGVFSIVATLSVLDITTEYIPNEQEVEKDGIDSAVLEMWPKFLTYIATFIIIALLWFLHHSLYHGIRKMNQIMLVANNVSMSFIGFFPFIVALMNRFVNDPKHLNNDTRLAVRCGAVVTYTASLAQAVVFVVALWQSHSYLEPRANPAILRGSHSYLALKLSIIPLVSLLVYFTTFAEYSALYIAFYAAVLVTPFLFLAIKIALGQRDVGVMRQDIVIDPDTDTWIPPPHRSRLRVQRRVLGDSNMSDSLAD; translated from the coding sequence ATGGCGGAAAAGAAGGACTACGTTCACCTGAACAGGCTAAAATGCTTTAACGATGCTGTTTTTGCCATTGTATCTACCATTCTTATACTTCCTATCCGAAGGTTGGATGAGAACTCAGACTCTAATCTGGAAAAGTTGATGAAAGATCGATGGGTTGAGCTTGTTGTGTATTTCATGGCGTTTCTCGTCATTTGCTCTGTGTGGGAGTCTCATGTGCATCGTTTTAAGATTCTTTCTCATGTGGACGATATCTTGATTTGGCTCAATCTCATATCGCTGATGTTTACTACATTTTTGCCCTTTGGCTGCGCACTTGAGGGAAGGTATCCGGGAAAATATCTTCCTATAGTTCTAATTTGTGGCGACATGTTGATGTTAGAAGCTCTGGAAGTAGTGATTATTTTGTACTCTTTCCGTCGACCATATCTTCTCAAGGAACATCTACAAGAGCTGCCTGAGCAACAATTGAAGGAACGCAGAGATTATATGCTGACTAAGAAACTAATTAACCCATTACTGTATGTGTTATCAGCTTCATTTAGCAACACAAGTAGCGTGACAGCCTGGGTGCTGATATCTGCTGTGATAGTCACGCCATGCATACACCGTTTTCTAGGTATTGTGTTCCGAAAATTCAAAGCTATCCGTTTGGTTGAACCAGAATTTGACCTCATGTTTGGAAATTATATTGACACAGAGAGAGTGGAATGTTTTAGCGACGGTGTATTCTCCATTGTTGCAACTTTGTCAGTTTTGGACATAACCACGGAATATATTCCAAATGAACAAGAAGTTGAGAAAGATGGCATTGATTCAGCTGTTCTCGAGATGTGGCCAAAATTCCTTACATACATAGCAACATTCATCATCATTGCGCTCTTGTGGTTTCTTCACCATTCCTTGTACCACGGCATCAGGAAAATGAACCAAATCATGTTGGTCGCCAACAACGTTTCCATGTCATTTATTGGTTTCTTCCCCTTCATTGTCGCTTTGATGAACAGATTTGTCAATGATCCAAAACATCTAAACAACGATACCAGGCTGGCAGTGAGATGCGGTGCTGTTGTAACTTACACAGCAAGCTTAGCTCAGGCAGTTGTCTTCGTTGTTGCCTTGTGGCAAAGTCACTCCTATCTGGAACCCAGGGCCAACCCTGCAATCTTGAGAGGCAGTCACAGCTACCTTGCCTTGAAGCTTTCCATTATTCCACTGGTGTCCCTCTTAGTGTACTTTACTACATTTGCAGAGTATTCAGCCTTGTACATCGCTTTTTATGCAGCAGTACTTGTGACACCATTCCTGTTTCTCGCAATCAAGATAGCTCTAGGTCAGAGGGACGTTGGTGTGATGAGGCAAGACATTGTGATTGATCCTGATACGGACACTTGGATCCCACCTCCCCACAGGAGTAGACTGAGAGTGCAGAGGAGAGTTTTAGGAGACTCCAACATGTCAGACTCCTTAGCtgattga
- the LOC136916339 gene encoding uncharacterized protein, translated as MVNRSDDDIRSLVVRSAQNQFKMAGDICKHHSKLEGDCEETDIFVASQCGDVRVCRELIGKHGVKILSSYDTHGHTPLHWAALGGYSELIKFFINCGVDVNRQSRSEYGPFPIHWACVNGHILCVDLLIQNGASIDCTDNKGCSPLIISSQYGKAMLAGYLVGKGAKTFLTDHEGDNALHWACFKGHSELVQLLLYCGFDPKQKDRFGQTPLHLACLSGNLMTVEHLVDMDVELDAIDSKNKTPMRLAIGRDHKEIVSYLQGKLNRIFSFQLRDIVFGPPGRSKGPILFYFGMLFLWGYPLYFYYVVPDTWSLIPWVHRVFIAFNVFMWISLYYANMREPGFIPCNSPEYDMALKQVPFCEEWQAKGGQNPLENLCHTCRLVRPLRAKHCRICNRCVKHFDHHCPYINNCVGLRNRGPFFIFVTCVAACSMISVFLAITELQLAGFSWIFLIGLLQMILISFLMGALVIFLTHQISTNLTTNERINKKRYVYLKGPSGIFLNPFDKGCFKNCLEYFHWVQPYDKKPNLRYNV; from the exons ATGGTCAACCGTTCCGATGATGATATCCGAAGCCTGGTCGTACGTAGTGCACAGAAccaattcaagatggcgggcgACATTTGCAAACATCATTCGAAACTGGAAGGAGATTGCGAAGAAACTGATATATTTGTAGCTTCGCAATGTGG AGATGTCAGGGTATGTAGGGAACTCATTGGCAAGCACGGTGTCAAAATACTTAGCTCATATGACACTCATGGTCATACTCCGTTACACTGGGCTGCTCTAGGAGGATACAGCGAATTGATAAAGTTCTTTATCAACTGTGGAGTTGATGTGAACAGACAAAGTCGTTCTGAATATGGGCCATTCCCTATTCATTGGGCTTGTGTAAATGGACATATTTTGTGCGTCGATCTTCTCATTCAAAACGGGGCTTCTATCGACTGCACAGATAACAAGGGTTGTTCTCCACTTATTATTTCTTCTCAATATGGGAAGGCCATGCTTGCAGGATATCTTGTAGGAAAAGGAGCAAAGACGTTTTTGACAGATCATGAAGGGGATAATGCCTTGCACTGGGCTTGTTTTAAAG GTCACAGTGAACTTGTTCAGCTCTTGCTTTACTGTGGTTTTGATCCAAAACAAAAAGACAGGTTTGGCCag ACCCCTCTTCATCTGGCCTGCCTGAGTGGAAACCTCATGACAGTTGAACACTTAGTGGATATG GATGTCGAATTAGATGCTATTGACAGTAAAAACAAGACTCCAATGAGATTAGCGATTGGACGAGATCATAAGGAAATTGTTTCCTACTTGCAAGGAAAACTTAATCGAATTTTCTCCTTTCAGTTAAG GGACATTGTTTTCGGTCCGCCTGGTAGATCCAAGGGTCCGATCTTATTTTATTTCGGTATGCTGTTTCTGTGGGGTTATCCTCTGTACTTTTATTAC gtCGTTCCTGATACTTGGAGTTTAATTCCCTGGGTTCATCGTGTATTCATTGCATTCAATGTATTTATGTGGATATCGTTGTATTATGCCAATATGCGGGAACCCGGATTTATTCCTTGCAACAGTCCAGAATATGACATGGCCTTGAAACAG GTCCCGTTCTGTGAAGAATGGCAGGCAAAGGGTGGACAAAATCCGCTGGAAAATCTTTGCCACACCTGCAGACTGGTGCGTCCACTACGCGCAAAACATTGTAGGATATGTAACCGTTGTGTAAAGCATTTTGATCATCACTGCCCGTATATCAACAACTGTGTCGGCCTCAGAAACAG GGGCCCATTCTTTATCTTCGTAACTTGTGTTGCAGCATGCAGTATGATCTCAGTGTTTTTAGCCATCACAGAACTTCAGTTGGCTGGATTTAGTTGGATTTTTCTCATTGGTTTACTACAGATGATATTGATCTCCTTTCTTATGGGGGCGCTCGTCATCTTCCTA ACGCATCAAATTTCAACCAATCTCACTACCAACGAGAGAATCAACAAGAAAAGATACGTGTATCTGAAAGGACCCTCGGGAATCTTTCTTAATCCCTTTGACAAAGGTTGCTTTAAGAACTGTTTGGAGTATTTTCATTGGGTCCAACCTTATGACAAAAAGCCCAACCTCAGGTACAATGTTTGA